TCTTGGCAGTGAGGCTCAGAAtccaggcagcagaggaggatCCCAGTCCAGGACTGGCCCCACCGTGGACCTGCAGGTGACAGCATCTCCTGCCACCAGCCCACCCAGTCCCTGCAGCGGGCCTGCCCAGCTCACACAGGTAAGGGAGGAAAGATAGCAACAGCTTTGAGGACGAGCCAGACActtttgtctctcctttctcAACTTCAGTGGGGTCTGTGGGGACCCTGGACTCCAACAAGCCACTCCAAGTTCCTGATGGTCAGGGGGCATCACCATCTCCTCACAGTGGGTGCCcaaggtacagaggcccaagcgctgTGGCCTCCATTAGAACAGGGACTTAGCATGGCCTTAAGAGCACAGCACACATGCCCGTTTGCACAGGGTGGGTGGGTCTTGTCAGGGTGGAGAGCCACTGTCTTCAGTGGTGCTGACCTGGGCCTagggggggctgggggcagggggatgggAAAGGAAGGCCCCCGCAGATGTGGACTCTCAGCATCTTGAGAAGCCTCGGGTGAGTGACTAGGGGCCCTCAGCAGTTTCAGGAAAACAAGGTCCACTTCACCCACCTCACTTTTAAGCTCAGTGTGACCTCACTGCCTGGCACAGGACTAACCAGAAGCAGGAAAAAACCCAGCCAGTTCAGCAGGCAGCAAACCAGTGTTAGGTGCATTCCAGAAACCCCAAGAGACGTGTGCCTCACAGGAAGGGGACAGTGCAAGGGCTTCTCGGGCAGCTCAGGGCCTGCTCTAAGTTCACCCTTGCTGTCCAGGAACTCTGGGGCCACTCAGCTATACGCTGTAGTTTCACCTGTCAGTCTCTTCAGATGGTTCTTGCAGTGTGTTTTTATGCTCTGGAAGGCAGGcgggcccagctctgtccatctgtctgtggGCATGCAGGCTGCCTGCTGGGAGAAACCTAACACCCACTTTGAGTGTGGACTGAGCCAGGTCTGAGCAGGGTGGAGATAAAATCAAATTAGGGCAGAtgagggcggggggtggggggtgagctaACTAGGCTTCCTGGAAGCAATGAGAGAGATCAGCCCAGGGGACAACTGTTTGTCCCCAGCAAGGCAATCCTACAGTGGGGCAGGTTGCTGGGACAGCCAGGAGCACCAGCCAGGCTGGGGTTCATTGTGAGGCCAGCTTAGGGGCTAGGGCCATTTGAGGAGGCCGAGGGCTTCACCCTGGTTTCTAAGATATGACCAGGGACCCAAGTGGAATCCAGTTTCTCCCAAACTAAAACTGGACGCCTTGTGAACCAGGTACAGTTGTTGTAGGCTTTTGGGTAGCCGTGGAGGGAGGGCTTTGTGTGTTAGCTGAAACGAACAGGAATGGCCAAACAACCTGTAGATGGCAGTAGGTATGAGGACTGGCTCAGGCTACAGCCAGACAGCCTGGGGTCTCCCCTCGGCAGCTCTCTGACAGCTGGCCTGAAATGGGTTAGCACCTGCCACAGTCACAAATAAGGTCTGCCTGGCCATGATCAGCTGCCATAGAGCCAGGTTCTGGTCTCCAAGCAGGATCAGGGCAGGGAGGCGCCAGTCTGACAGTAGCATCCAAGGGTACAGTAACCGGATTAGCCGCAGGCTGATGCTGTTAGTGCTGGGTCCCAGGGCTCTGTCGTCGCCACCGCTGCCCTGCCCTGCGTCCCTCTTCCCATCACCATCCATCTGCCTGCCCACCCGCTGTTCCCATTTCAAGTACAGTGGAATCAGCTTTCATTTTCCTGTGTACGACAGCTGCAGGCTCCTCCCATCCTCATGCCCTGTCTCAGTCACCATCCTTTCCTTGCAGTTTGAGATGAGCAGATCTGAGGTCTTTGGCAACCCTGCAGGAAGGTGGCAGGTGCACTAACGAGTAATCGAGGAGCAGCCCCAGGGTTCCAGTGCACTTGGCCTGGCCCCCTGAGCAGCCCTGAGTGATGTAGCTGGGTATGTGCCCTGCACCTTGTGTGTCCAGGCTGCAGCGCCACAGCCCAGCTTGGaccagcagggcccaggcaggggaCTGCCTGCCTCTATTGTGTTTATGGGTCAGGTTTCCCCAGGAACAAGGCCAGGAGGTTCTGGTCACAGGTTTATTGGACTATAAGCACATCATGACTTAAAGGCTCAAGTTGCAAGgcttgcaggcagaggctgggggacaGAAGCATGGCCCCCGCCATTTTGTGCAGGGGTGCCTTTGGTTCTCAGTTGCAGCTATTGAGGGGCTCAGGACCCTGGGAAGGTCCCCAACATGGTTTCCAGGGCAGTTGGTGGCTGTCTGCGACCCCACTGACCCAGTTCTGCAGTACAGCATGGCAGGAAGCTCAGAGTTGGGCCAAACCTTTGGGGTCCGTGGGCATGGAGTCCTGTTGGGGAGGCTCGGAGGCGGGGACCCTTTTCCCTGCACTCTGGTCAAGACTGTCCATCTGCTCAGATGGGGCAGAGAAGGGGCAAGGccatggggcggggtggggtgggggaggggcctggcccaaCACGAGGGCAAGGGTTACAGGCCAGCTACTTGGGTGCCTTGGTGTACACACCTTGTCAAATTTCTTATGGCTGTagactttgtttttgttcatgAACGTTAGCAAGATCCAGTCACACAGGAAGGAGCCCTGGGACCAGCAGATCAGGGCATAAGGGCCTGGCAGACCCTCCACAACCCCCAAGATCCCTGAGTGGGTTTCTTACCACCCCGATGGAGGTCAGCGCAGTGGCCAGGTTAATGATGGTGGGAATCAGGCTGAACTTCCCTGCCTGGGGAGATCAAGTTTGTCCTCAGACATCCTCACATGGGGCTCAAGGGAGGGGTGAGGGAAATGGGTGGAGCCCCCAGTCCCAGGCAGGCTGGGATTACCTGTCCGTGCACGATGATGTCAATGCGAATCCCATAGGCTTTGATGAGTGTGCGGGTGGTGGTGCCGTTCACCTTGTAATACTTGGCAAACCTGGAGTAGAAGGACCCAGGAGCCCACACCTGAGCCGCCCAGCCTGTGGAGCACGTGCTCCGGGTGGGGACATCCCAGCATCCCGAGGACAAGCGACCTGAAGTTGTAGCCTGATGAGGCAGGGACGTGCTTGGGGTCGAGCCTCCGGAAGGAATACTTGGGGTTGCAGGCTGAGGCAGACAGGTCCAGATCACAGTCCCAGTTGATGATGACCCCAATGACACCGCCCTGCCAAGCAGTGAGCACAGAAAAGGGGCGCTCGGGGGGACAACAGGACCACCAGGAGCGAGGGAGGGGCAGCCTTGAGCCACGTGTGGGGTATGTCCAAGGCCCACAGGGCACTTGGTCAAGACAGGAGGGTGCGCGGGTGTCCAGCCTCAGCAGCCGGCTTGTGACGAGGTGTCAGTAACTGAGCAggcacacacaggagaccagcCCGGTCATGTTTCCTCCACCTAAGCAGGGCCAAGCTGGCCAAGCCGGGGCCAGCTCAGCTGCAGCAGGGGCTCCTGGTCCCTCACCTTGTGTGCGAGCTCCGAGAAGTTCTCCCCAGCCTGCTCCACGATGAAGCCCAGCTTGAAGATGGGGCAGTAGAGGTCGGAGACCTCGTTGAAGGTGCAGCGCTTCAGGTAGTTGTCCTTGCGGTTGGCGATGTTGCCCCTGAGGACAGAGGGCAGGGGCCCGCCCCTGAAGCCCATTCCTGGGCACAGCTGCCCACCCTGTCCCTGCGGCCACCTGCTGGCTCTTACTTGGAGAACTGGAATTTGGGGTAGTGGATGCTGTTTTTGATGAGGATGGTGAAGTTTGGTGCCATTTTACCCAGAAATTGGCTGAGGAGGCAGAGACGAGAGTTGTTTAGTCCTGCAGGGTCCACTCCGCTCAGGGGTCTACCtcttccccacccctctcccagcgTGGGGGACCTGCGAGCTGCACACCTGACAGaggcaccatcttccactgggcACCAGCCAGACACCTCGCAGGTCTTGGCTGACCCGTGGTAATAGGGCAGGCAGCGGCCAGTGCGCAGCCCTGTGGAAGAGACGCAGCTAAGGTGGAGGCGGGGGCACAGCtccgcccctgccccctccagctGGCGCACACTGACCGTTCCCCAGCATGTCCAGCTCCCCAGCAGTGCAGTCGTCATCCGAGCGGCAGGCGGCGTTGGGGACCCTGATGCTCTAGAGCAGAGATGCCTGTCAGGACCCCCTGCAGCTCATCAGGGCCTCCCGCTGTGCTTGGACCTGGCCTCACCTCGGGACAGGTGCCCAGGGTCTGGAAAGGGGTGGCCTCGATCCTGGTGATGATGCTGAACACGCTGCCCCCCTGGGCTCAGAGAGAGGGGCAGTCAGCTGACAGCCGCCACCGTTACCTCTACCGCGCGCCTGGGCCAGGCGGGTGGGCCGCACCTCCGGGGGCTTCACATACTCCTCCACGTCCCACACTTTGTGCTCCGACGTGGTGATGCCCTTGACCTTGCTGATGATGGAGCTCTCGGGCCCCGTCTCGCTCTCCTGGTAGCTTTTCTGCACAAGAAAAACGTACCTGCGGGGTGGGGGCGCCGGCTTCGGGAGGGCTGCTGGCCCTGGACAGAACCCGCCCCTCGGGACCTTGGGCActctgccggcgccgcgaggcctGCTCCGGGATCACCTAGTCCTGGGTCCCCGTCCCCCtccacaccccagcccccagggacctCCGCCGCCCGGGGTCCCGTCCCTCGCCAAGGCCCCCGGGAGGGCGGTCCCAGCCCCTGCGCACCACACAAAGTAGAGCAAGATGAGCAGCTGCACGGTGCGGTACAGGACCCCCAGGCGCCGattcctcaccaccaccaccttggGCGTCTCGTAGTCCCAGAACGCGGACCAGCAGCCCCGGGCCAGGCGCCGGACTGCGGCCGCCCCTGCGAGGGGCTTGGGCTGGGCTGCGGCCATGGGCGCAGACCCCACTGCGCGCCCCTGCCGGCCAGGAGCCGCCCAAGCTCTGCTGGTCTTGAGGGTCGGCGCCGCTTGGCTcgaggggcgcggggcggggagagggggagcTCCGGGGGCGTGGCCTGGGTGCTCCGCCCCTCCCCTCGCTCCCTGCACCCAGCCGGTGTCGCCAGGCTCTGCCAGCGGCTCCTCGGGCAACTCCGAAGTAGCAGGGATTCCCAGGGGCTTTCACAGGCCAAGGAAGGGGCTCCAAGGGACCCAGCCTGGTCCCTGCCTGCGGCAGAGGCACCCCAGCCAATGCCTGCATGAGACCCCTAGCCCTTGTCGCCACCCCAGCACCTTGCAGCCCCACACCCACCCTGCTCTCGCCCTCCGAGGCTCACAGAGCAGCTACGGTGGTTCTTAGCCCGTCTTTTGTCTGCCTCCtatccattatttttcttttccaaaccaAAAATGGTTTCTtgtcacttatttgaaaggcagagagagagatcttccctctgcttcacccagaagccaggaactccatgcagctCTCTCACTTGGGTGACTGGAACCCAAGAACTcggaccaccatctgctgcctgacAGAGTTGGGTAGGAAGCAGCGGAActgggattggaaccagcactctgattggacaccacaacacccacccctcttgTAACTTTTTATATCCCCACTTCATCCAcgttattttgaagcaaatttcaaactttttttttttagtatttatttttatttgaaaggcagagtcacagagagagagggagagacagagattttccatccaatgattcactccccaaatgcctgcaatggctggagctgggctgatccaaaggcaggagccaagagcttcttctgggtctctcatgtgggtgcaggggcccaaggacttgggccatcttctactgctttcgcaggccacagcagagagctggatcaaaaatggagcagccaggtctcaaaacagcacccatataggatgccagtactgcagatggcagcgctggcccccacaccACAGTATTTCACAGTaggctattttttatttattttttatttatttatttttttgacaggcagagtggacagtgagagagagagacagagagaaaggtcttcctttgccgttggttcaccctccaatggccgccgcggccggcacgctgcgcaccgcgctgatccgatggcaggagccaggagccaggtgcttttcctggtctcccatggggtgcagggcccaagcacctgggccatcctccactgcactccctggccacagcagagagctggcctggaaggggggcaaccgggacagaatctggcgccccaaccgggactagaacccagtgtgccggcgccgctaggcggaggattagcctagtgagccgcagcgccggccacagtagGCTATTTTACACTTTATTCCTTCAATGAGGTAAAATCCATGCAGCATGTAATTAGCTATTTTACAGTGAACAATTCGAGACATTCAGTACATGAGCAATATTGTCCCTCCACCACCTCTACAGAATTTCTAAACATTTTCACCACCCCAGAGGAAAACCGTGCCTTCTGAGCCCAGGAA
The sequence above is drawn from the Oryctolagus cuniculus chromosome 21, mOryCun1.1, whole genome shotgun sequence genome and encodes:
- the P2RX2 gene encoding P2X purinoceptor 2 isoform X2; translated protein: MAAAQPKPLAGAAAVRRLARGCWSAFWDYETPKVVVVRNRRLGVLYRTVQLLILLYFVWYVFLVQKSYQESETGPESSIISKVKGITTSEHKVWDVEEYVKPPEGGSVFSIITRIEATPFQTLGTCPESIRVPNAACRSDDDCTAGELDMLGNGLRTGRCLPYYHGSAKTCEVSGWCPVEDGASVSQFLGKMAPNFTILIKNSIHYPKFQFSKGNIANRKDNYLKRCTFNEVSDLYCPIFKLGFIVEQAGENFSELAHKGGVIGVIINWDCDLDLSASACNPKYSFRRLDPKHVPASSGYNFRFAKYYKVNGTTTRTLIKAYGIRIDIIVHGQAGKFSLIPTIINLATALTSIGVGSFLCDWILLTFMNKNKVYSHKKFDKMDSLDQSAGKRVPASEPPQQDSMPTDPKGLAQL
- the P2RX2 gene encoding P2X purinoceptor 2 isoform X3 yields the protein MAAAQPKPLAGAAAVRRLARGCWSAFWDYETPKVVVVRFSCAEKLPGERDGARELHHQQGQGHHHVGAQSVGRGGVCEAPGGLRTGRCLPYYHGSAKTCEVSGWCPVEDGASVSQFLGKMAPNFTILIKNSIHYPKFQFSKGNIANRKDNYLKRCTFNEVSDLYCPIFKLGFIVEQAGENFSELAHKGGVIGVIINWDCDLDLSASACNPKYSFRRLDPKHVPASSGYNFRFAKYYKVNGTTTRTLIKAYGIRIDIIVHGQAGKFSLIPTIINLATALTSIGVGSFLCDWILLTFMNKNKVYSHKKFDKVCTPRHPSSWPVTLALVLGQAPPPPHPAPWPCPFSAPSEQMDSLDQSAGKRVPASEPPQQDSMPTDPKGLAQL
- the P2RX2 gene encoding P2X purinoceptor 2 isoform X1, whose translation is MAAAQPKPLAGAAAVRRLARGCWSAFWDYETPKVVVVRNRRLGVLYRTVQLLILLYFVWYVFLVQKSYQESETGPESSIISKVKGITTSEHKVWDVEEYVKPPEGGSVFSIITRIEATPFQTLGTCPESIRVPNAACRSDDDCTAGELDMLGNGLRTGRCLPYYHGSAKTCEVSGWCPVEDGASVSQFLGKMAPNFTILIKNSIHYPKFQFSKGNIANRKDNYLKRCTFNEVSDLYCPIFKLGFIVEQAGENFSELAHKGGVIGVIINWDCDLDLSASACNPKYSFRRLDPKHVPASSGYNFRFAKYYKVNGTTTRTLIKAYGIRIDIIVHGQAGKFSLIPTIINLATALTSIGVGSFLCDWILLTFMNKNKVYSHKKFDKVCTPRHPSSWPVTLALVLGQAPPPPHPAPWPCPFSAPSEQMDSLDQSAGKRVPASEPPQQDSMPTDPKGLAQL